The following nucleotide sequence is from Vidua chalybeata isolate OUT-0048 chromosome 21, bVidCha1 merged haplotype, whole genome shotgun sequence.
gcagggcagcaggaggtggccggggggcggccggggggctctgggggagcCGTTGCACAGGTCGGTGTCACAGCAGTGGATGCGGACCCccggcagctcctgctgctggcagtggcgAGAGGTGGCGCAGCCGCTGGTCAGCAGGATGCCCAGGACCACTGCAAAGCAAGCACAGGGAGGGACATCACGGGCACGGGGTGCTGtgacagcctggcacaggggacaggccCTGCGTGGGGGCTGCGaggttgggtttgggggtgaCCAGCGGCTCGAgcagcccccgcagcccccggggcCGGACTCACCGCTCTCTGTTTTAATGCAGAAGCGGTGCTTGAAGCCctggtgggactgggagcaggtgATCACCTCGGGGTTGGAGCACCCCATGTCCACGTTTTTGGTGCCAACCACGATGTTGCAGCCATAACACTGGAGTCCAGACACTAaacaagaagcagaagaaacacggctggatatttttttttccagggggGAAAAGGCTTCAACTCGTTCCGAGCTGCTCTCTACCGACGGCTTCGCAGCGCTCCCTGCCTTGCCAAGTCGCATTAAGCCAGAGCCCGGAGCTGCCCGTCACTTGTTTACCCAGTGGGCCCGAAAATACAGACTCATCTCCCACTAGAGGTCAGTGCTAAATCAGAGATTAGCCGGAGATTTGCGCTGGGATCAAACTGTGGGAACAAGCGAGCTTTGGAACAGGGGGTGTAAAGAGGAGGTGAAACCTCACAACCACAGACACCATCGACTCAGGGCTTGGTCACGCTCAGAAacagcttttccatttttcaccAAATTTCTCCAGCTTAGCTGTGCCTGCTTTGGAGGTATTTGCTCCAGACGGACGGGTTTATCAGCGTGGTTTGGTTTTCCCCTTGGACACAGTCCTGATATTATCACAGGGTCTATCAGGAAGGCAAACCTGCTCGGAAGCAGAAGGGAAATCCTCCTTCAGAGCACCGAGAGCCACCGTGCTGTGACCCCGGGCCAATGGCCTCAGTGTGTCCCTAGGGCTTTGCACACTTGCACTGGCGGcagctcagcccttccctgcagccaccGTGTCTGAAAATTGCCACAATGGGAATTAAGCCATCTCTCAGgtttctaaaaaaaaacaaaaaacaaacaaaaaaaaaaaaaaaccaccaaaaaaaaacccaaacaaaccaaaaagcctTTAAAggatattaatatattaatttacaCCGTCCTCCTCTATTGTGGAGGTTAAGGCAACCTCTGTTGATTAATCAGGTTGCCGCCATTACTTTTCCTCACCTCTGAACACCATCCCAGAGCCCTTCCCGAGCCCCCTGGGCTCTCACagggtttttgggggtgttGAGCACCCTcaccacagccaggcacagcgAGGGGAGTCCCTGCTCCGGCCAAACCAGGGCAGAGGAGCCCaggggatcccaaatcctggcacACTGCCCTTTTGTACAAAACACGGTGACATTACCTCCATCCTAAAAGCACCAGCACGCATGGCCCGGGGCGGGAGTGCCCCTAAATTCACCCCGAGGATAAATCACACCTGGGCAAGCGGGGTTCAGGGAGGGTGCAAACTGCGAGTAAAAGGCACGGAGAGCAGCACTCACCCTCTGGCAGGACGAACACCACGGTCAGCAGAGACAGGATCCCATGGGCACCTCCGGCCATGTGTCCGCAGAGCATGGGGGGCATCTCCGGGGGTCACCCAGAGCTCACAGGGTGAGCACGGGCTCTGGGGGAGCGGGCTGAGACCCCCTCTCCTCCCGGCTCTTCACCCCGGCCGTCCTCGTCCTCGGCGCTGCCTTCTCACCTGCGAGCCCTTCCCGCGGGGTTCAGGGAGGTGCCGTGGGTGCAGCAGGGATCTGGCTGCTCCCCGCTTGCCCAGCCAGCCCCCGGCAGCCAGGCTCCTTGTGTCAGTGTTTaatttctccctcttcctctggAGAAATTCCCCGATTCTCTCAGTTCATGCACAGACCTGAGTGCGTATGATGTGCTACCCTCAGTTATTTCTGTCCTATTTCCTCTGTCCACGATCACTTCCCATTAATACCACCGTGCAGCAGCTCTTGGAGAGAAATTCTCCCTAATCAAGATTTAGTTTTAAATCCACTTCGAAATCCTCTAATTCAGTTGGATTAGACAGAAGGGGTTTGGGGAGATGTatggttttactttttttttttttttttttttttttgcccatcTCTTTCCTCTCTGAGCTGTCTCATCTTCATGAACGGACCCACCGGCTTTCTGTGACATATTGTGCTATTTaaagaggaaaggaataattttattaaagagAAGCAGTCAACTAATTTTAAATCCGAGACTTGAGATCCTCTAACAAAGTACAGCTCTGGGGATGGCCCTGGGGTTAAGGGGAAAACctgaaggagagggaagaggctTTGAATGGAATGTGTGTATTTACACACAAGAAAATAGTTGCCTTAATAAAGCAGGGAGAGGTTAGAGCCAGCCCCGGGCTTGGATCAGctcaggagggagctgggactgCCAGGGGCTTggggaggggacaagggacagcaGAGGGAAGGACTGAGCAGTGatggctctgcagggccagggtcACACCCACATGGGGACACCACGGATGtcaccagctgcaggagcaggccCCCAGCCCCCTGTTGGCTCCTCCAGCGCTGTCCCCACAAGCAAAGCCCGAGCTCTCAGCGGAGCTAATGGGACTTGGAGAGCTAATGCTTACTAATGAGAGAGCGCGACCGAATGCACgggattaaaaaattaaaatgacaaaataagCTGCTTATGTAGCTCATCCAGCAACTGCCTGCTAGCAGCACCTGAAATCCCCCACGCTGGGCACCCCAGCCCAGCGAGCACCTCCTGTGccagacacagctccagccaggcaGGCTCGGACCTAATCTCCAGCAGCATCTTCATTAGCAGAGATGCTGGTTCGTGTTTCACTGGGAGGCAGCACAAAGTGGTCCAAGGAGGGGCATCTACTCAGGAGGGGCAGTTGGCACCTGGGAGAAGCGCCCAAGAAATGCAGCTCATGGATTTAAATCCCTTAAACCACCCACGGTGTCTCGCTTGCCTCAAAACAATGTGATTGTAACAAATGTCTGACACAGTAAAGCCTGAAAGCCTGCGGGAGAAGGGATAAAAGGCAGGAAATGGGATTGATTTAAACGCATGCATAAATCAGAGCATTCAATAAGGAGGGGAAACTAACTTTTAATTCCCTAATAAAGTCGTCAGTTATCTGGAAGGGGCAGCCGGGAACAGTCTGGGCGCTGTGGCAGCAATGaagcatccctggaagtgtctaaggccaggctggacagggcttggagcaacctgggacagtggaaggtgttcctgccctcGTCAGGGGGTTGGAATGTGGTGAGCTGCagggtcccttccaccccaggCCGTTCTGCGAGTCCGCGatgcagcagctgtgcacagctggcggggccggggctgcgcaAACCTCTGGGCGCTGCAGCTGGATCCGCAGCCTCATCCGGCTCCTCCGCTGCTCCTTCCCGCCGGGAACCCCGCGGGAAGGTCTGGGACAGTCGCAGGGGTCGGGGGATGGAGCAAAGCCTCAAGGCGGCAGCGGTGGCACCTGCAGCGGGATGCTGGGGGAGTCATCCgctgggaagagcagctccCGGGCTGCTCATTTAGAGAAATGTTTGTCTGGTTTGATTCCCTTGGGATACCGAAGAGAAAGGCCTTAAGAAAAcgggaaaaaacccacccaaccTTTTCCACCGCTCCCACATGTGGAGCTTGTAACTCGTTATTAGCGCTGACATAACTCGTAGCTATTTACGAGCTCCGGAGCAGCGGGAACACTTCGGGAATGGGCTCCCTCCTTGCACCGCTGCTCCGGCTGCGGGAGATGCCACCAGCACATCCCGCGGTGCCGCTCAGACCCGCGGGATACCCGGGGGGAAGGCGCAAACCCGCGGGATACCCAACGGGAAAGCGCAAACCCGCGGGATACCCGGGGGGAAGGCGCAAACCCGCGGGATACCCAACGGGAAAGCGCAAACCCGCGGGATACCCAACGGGAAAGCGCAAACCCGCGGGATACCCGGGGGGAAGGCTCAAACCCGCGGGATACCCGGGGGGAAGGCGCAAACCCGCGGGATACCCGGCGGGAAGGCGCAAACCCGCGGGATACCCGAGGGGAAGGCGCAAACCCGCGGGATACCCGAGGGGAAGGCGCAAACCCGCGGGATACCCGGGGGGAAGGCGCAAACCCTGCGCAGGTTACGCGGGTCCGCCGCCCATCCCGCGGTGGGCTGATCCCAGCGGCACCGCCCCGCCTGGGGCGGGACTCGAACCGGCGAACCCCGGGCGCGCCCGCCTCCATCGGCGCGGCCAAAGCCACACCCCCCGCGCGTCACGGGGCGGGAGAAGAGGCTCCGCCTTCTGCACGCTGATTGGCTAAATTTgatgaatatattaaaaacgGAGCGGAAAGCGCTCGTTTTAACAATTTTACCGAGATTTTTAGGGCAAAATTGGGGCTATATTAAAAGTTTTTTCATGGGATTTAGAAATAAGTGACaaattgaggggaaaaaggcagaaaggttGGCTCACCCTGTTCTGTATAGTTGGAGCATACTGGAGGTTTAAATAGCGTTGCGTGGAATCCAACGGTTGTGTTGTATGAAAGGAGAGAAGGTTAGCACTCCCCTTGATAAGGATGGAAGAGGTCCTAGTGGCCTATACAACACACATACGGTTAAGGCACTGCCACCTACTTCGTGGCATCTaaccatgttttttttccattttttcccctcttgttttctttccgGGAGACCCTAAAGAAAGCGCAGCAGCGTCTTTTTTAATCCCCCAGCTCGCCTTTTCCCTCAGCTTAAGTCGCCGGTGCACCCGAGGCCCGCAGCAGTAACTCACTCTAGGCACTCTCAGCCCGTACCTAAAATAAAGTTAcacctcctctgctccagccagcacACAATCCTCGTTTCCAGGGCTGCACTTGAGCTAATCCTGGCCCTACAACCATCACAGCCATGCCAGGCTGCACAGAATTAGAGGTAAGTAGAGCTCATGCCAACAGACATTAATCCCAGGTGGGATATTAAGGATTTAAACACAACCTTTATGAAGAGCAGCTTTACAGCAGATCCTTTACATTAGGGGTTTTTCTATCCCTGTTCAAGGTATTTCCTCGTGACAGCAGAAAATtcatctccctcctccccagctctgtgtgacagcacagctgggcaagCAAAGCCAGTCACACACAGGGACATGAGAAGCACTATGCCAGGAAAGATTTCTGAATCAACATTAAAATGCTTTGCTGGAGTAAGATTCCACCTCCTCCATGCTataaagcagcacagccacatcttgcattgAAGAGTTTCACCAGCCTTCAAGAATAAGGCTGAAAAAAACCATGAGTTGATCATTTTAGCAGTGACACCAAGTCTAGACACAGTGTCCCTTCCTGGGGGTAATGAAAAACCTCCAAAGGCAGTGATATTATTAATAGCCATTTTAGCAGCCCAACATGAactctatttttatattttaaaaagaaaacctatgCCTCATGTCTTGCAGCTCTTTCTCTCCAAGGGTTTCAAAGCAAGGCAGCCTCACTCCAAAGGTCTGGACTGTAATTGATTTTGTTGTTCCCAAGCACATGAGGTAAATACCAAAAAAACGAGGTTTTGCTTCACCAGGAGCAAAACATCCCATTGCAGCAGAACCCTTTGGGTGCAGTAAAACCCGTGCATTTCTTATCCAGCACAAGGCAAATCCTGGATCCTGGAGAGGGCAGCAGGaatcctttccctctgctcaaGCTCTCTGTCAGGGGGTGTGGCAGTGTTGTCTCTGCTGAGGACAATCCTTTTCCCctcattaaaaacatttggACTTGTGTttgttcctctttttctctccaccctgctgctcctcatcctccctcaCTGGAGTTCCTACAGAAAACATCTCcccttaaaaatgtttttaagagaAGCTTCCACGAGCACGGACACGTCACATGAGCACACTCTTAACCACAAACATACACATAAAATCCCACCTTTTTATTATGGCACATGGTATTTTTCTGGACGTGTAAATACCACATGGATATgacaaaaagggaaagaaataccAATGCTGAGATAGATACAGAGTCATGCCATTTGCAATACAGCTTCATACCATGGATTGCCAAGATACAAAAAGtctgggtttgtttctttttacattGAAATAACTTTACAGTGTTCTGTGAGTTGGCTTTAGAACCAGaagaggcaaaataaaaaaaaaaattaaaatatgttgaGAACAACTACAAGCAGGATTCATTTTAATGGTTAACAGAAGAACTGTAACTTTGCTCTAGAACAGCATCTATTAAACACACAAGAGGTAACAAGAGGTAAGCAACTATACAGAAGGTAAGAGATTCCACCACAGGAGTCAAGTCAGGGGCAGGAAGAGGGAAATCTGGAACTGCATGGTTTTATTTGGTCACAAAGTTTGAGCTGAgtgttttaaaatgaagcaCCCTTAAAGATGCAGTACTCCTATTTAAAACAATACAGAAATTTCCCAAGAGACTAGAACCtacagtttggaaaaaaaattttaaaaattaaaaaaacaattagacatattaaaaaaaaaaaaaatccacacatcTCTAGGCCTGTGACTTAACTTACTGGTACAAAGTAGACTGGCAGCTCTTCCTTAAGCAGCAACAGTGCCCAGAAGCAATGCCATCAGAAAATACAGTATCTTTGGGGTGTCCAAGACTTCTGACCCGACATCAGAATCATCCATTTGTCTGCCAAAACATTAGGCAAGAAAAGGAGAcactgcatcttttttttttttttttccaccacgTTGCCCAGCTCTAGCAGAGCTAAGATGTTTTCTTTGGGCCAAGACTAACAGAAACCACTTTATCAAATATTCTTCAGGTTTCCTCCCAAACTGGATTTatgggtgtttttattttttaataatttttttaaaaacatttttttttcttttttttttcctgacagtcTCTAAAGCAATCTTGGAACATTTAACAGTCACTCTTCCACAGTTTAATTGTTTTGTCGTTTTCTAGCGCCGCTGATGCGATGATGTTTTCTGTCGGGTGACAAGCTGTGGAGATGACAACAtctgagcaaaaagaaaagatagaaaaatgcaattatttcaaTCTGGTTCATAGCAGGCATCTCTGAAAATTAGCAACTGTGTTTTATTAAGCCAAGTTATTATTTCCTCGTAGCAGAATTAAATGTGTTATTTGTAAATATCTTACAACTGTTGCTCCTCTGTGGAAGGAAATACAAGCAGGAAAGAATTGAGGGCAGTAGGAAAGGGTTTGACAGGTTCAAAAGGTGAGAACTCTCTAGATTTGAGTTCTTACTTCTATCAGATCATGTCAGACACAGCTGAATCAAAACCCAGGTCAGGTTTTTTGTCATGGAAGGTATTTCCAACATCCCGGGCAGTTCTTGGGTAACACTTCATCTTCAGagcctgaaaatgaaaatctgctgccactgccttcCTCACACTCCAAATCATTGTAAACTAGCCCAAAATCACTGGGATCCAGCCCAAAAATCACTGGGATCCTGCCCAAAAGTCACCAGGATCCTGCCCAAAAATCACTGGGATCCTGCCCAAAAATCACCGGGATCCTGCCCAAAAATCACTGGGATCCTGCCCAAAAATCACCGGGATCCTGCCCAAAAATCACCGGGATCCTGCCCAAAAATCACCGGGATCCTGCCCAAAGCACAGGACTGAGCCCACTGAGATTTCAGTTCAAGCTCTGCTCTTTTACAGGACTCAGACATCTCGTGGTTCAAGACCAGGCACATGCACAGACATTTCCAGCCCACATCAATCCTtatccctgggagctgcagccctggaaggTGTTAACAGACCATTCACAGTCACTAATGTTATGAGATATTTAAATATCTTGACCAGTTCTGTGCTCAAGCAAATCTCCTTTGCAAGTTGATGTCAAAGTTTTAACAGGTGAAGAATAAAACTATTTCAATGCCCATAAAAACCCTTCATAAAAAGGAGTAAAACTCCCAGGGTTCAATTAAGCTTCAGCCAGAAGAATTTATGAGTCTGAGAGTAAAAATTGGTATCAGAAAGTGCTCAGGCTAAGCATTGATGATATGAGGAATATTTCATCAATAAAACCAGAATCCTCTCCCTCACCTGTGTGTCCTTGTAGTTTCTGTACAATCTCTTTTGTCTGAAGGTTCCAGATATAAACCAGGTTGTCTTCTGAACCAGACACAATCCACTGGAggggcagagagaaaacaaagttaTCTGAATCTTTCTGATCCATACCCAAGTGCTACTTCTCAGTAAACATTTCATTGTTGTCATGtgaaagggagaaggaggaaaagtcAGGAAAGCTGACAGTGAGCCCACCTAGAGACACAGAAACCAGcacccaccaaaaccaaaaaattttgggttttcagccccaaaatcctctTTATCTACAGAGAGGAGCAGTCAGAACTGCACAGAGGTAACACAAAAATAGTCAGATCAACACCAACCTTTCCACCAGTGACAGAGAAATTGGCAAATATGCAGTACTTCTCATTTTTGTGTCCTGTGTATgtcttcaggcactggaagaaAAGAGCCACAGGACATTAATGCAGCTGGGAGAGTTTTTTCAGTCAAGGACAAACTCTGGTAAAAAAGACTAAACACATCAGCCTGTGTTTCCCACCCTGCCAACTGATCTAGAGGATGTGGAGTGCAGCTCTGCTctaaaacccaaaacaaagccCTAAATTTGTAGTGAAAGAGATCAAAAGCAATTTATTGctcatgaagagaaaaatgcagaaatattgcTGTACTTAATGTCTCA
It contains:
- the LOC128798691 gene encoding ly6/PLAUR domain-containing protein 1-like codes for the protein MLCGHMAGGAHGILSLLTVVFVLPEVSGLQCYGCNIVVGTKNVDMGCSNPEVITCSQSHQGFKHRFCIKTESVVLGILLTSGCATSRHCQQQELPGVRIHCCDTDLCNGSPRAPRPPPGHLLLPCILAALLLS